The Chitinispirillum alkaliphilum genome has a segment encoding these proteins:
- a CDS encoding Protein-L-isoaspartate O-methyltransferase translates to MQNLSASLTSVQKAAIPIKGSASDFDKLMEDIGEARIVLLGEATHGSHEFYQTRAMITARLIEEKKFNAVAVEADWPDAYRVNKFVRSFGDMKQAIESLEEFKRFPKWMWRNADMLQFVQYLREHNEELAPESGVGFYGLDLYSLYSSIDAVISYLEKVDPQAAEQARKRYSCFEQYGPESQSYGLAMRYVHSDCRQQAIAQLQELRNKSVEYMRRNGFVSQEEQFFAEQNARVAQDAEEYYRAMFSGRVSSWNLRDKHMANTLNELILHLSKFSSPKVVVWEHNSHLGDARATEVHRYGEINLGQLLRERYGNGVFSVGFTTHTGTVSAASSWGGEVERKNINPSLPESYEYLFHQTGIPSFYLNLQNNPELDFLKRQHLERAIGVIYLPQSEKVSHYFRASLPQQFDSVIHIDHTSAVVPLEYESGWEEGEPLPPTYSSGL, encoded by the coding sequence ATGCAAAACCTATCCGCTTCACTCACCTCTGTTCAAAAAGCCGCCATTCCCATAAAAGGGTCAGCAAGCGATTTTGATAAGCTCATGGAAGATATTGGTGAAGCCAGGATAGTACTTTTAGGAGAAGCGACCCATGGAAGCCATGAATTTTACCAGACTCGTGCCATGATCACAGCCAGGCTTATAGAAGAGAAGAAATTCAATGCCGTTGCAGTAGAGGCAGACTGGCCCGATGCTTACCGGGTGAATAAATTTGTACGGTCGTTTGGTGATATGAAACAGGCTATCGAATCACTTGAAGAGTTTAAGAGGTTTCCGAAATGGATGTGGCGCAATGCAGATATGCTTCAGTTTGTGCAATACCTGCGGGAACACAATGAGGAGCTTGCCCCGGAATCCGGGGTTGGTTTTTACGGGCTTGATCTGTACAGTTTGTACTCCTCCATAGATGCCGTAATAAGCTATCTTGAGAAAGTCGACCCCCAGGCCGCAGAACAGGCCCGCAAGCGTTACAGCTGCTTTGAACAGTATGGCCCGGAATCGCAGTCCTATGGTCTGGCTATGCGCTATGTTCACAGCGATTGCCGCCAACAGGCTATAGCTCAGCTTCAGGAGCTCAGAAATAAAAGCGTGGAATACATGAGGCGCAACGGATTTGTCTCACAGGAGGAACAGTTTTTTGCGGAACAAAATGCAAGGGTTGCTCAGGATGCCGAAGAGTATTACCGGGCGATGTTCTCAGGGCGTGTTTCAAGCTGGAATTTGCGTGACAAGCACATGGCCAATACTCTAAATGAGCTGATTTTGCATCTGAGCAAGTTCAGCAGTCCAAAAGTTGTTGTGTGGGAGCACAATTCCCACCTTGGGGATGCAAGGGCCACAGAGGTACACCGTTATGGGGAAATCAATCTGGGGCAGCTTCTCAGGGAACGGTACGGAAATGGTGTATTCTCAGTGGGATTCACCACTCACACAGGGACAGTTTCAGCAGCATCATCCTGGGGGGGTGAAGTGGAGCGGAAAAATATCAACCCCTCTCTGCCTGAAAGCTATGAGTATTTATTCCATCAGACCGGTATTCCTTCCTTCTATCTTAATCTCCAGAACAACCCTGAACTTGACTTTCTAAAGCGCCAGCATCTCGAAAGGGCCATCGGAGTGATTTACCTTCCTCAGTCTGAGAAAGTGAGTCACTATTTCAGGGCGTCTTTACCTCAACAGTTTGACTCTGTTATACATATAGATCATACCAGTGCTGTTGTTCCGCTTGAGTATGAAAGTGGGTGGGAGGAAGGAGAGCCGCTTCCTCCAACTTACAGCAGCGGCTTATAA
- a CDS encoding Phospholipid-binding protein, whose protein sequence is MNLFSPSFNYGEIIPAKFTCDGENVNPHLNIQDLPGNTQSLVLIMDDPDSPSGLFTHWVLYDIPITSEIMENSAPGKQGINDFGKLGYGGPCPGSGKHRYFFNLFALDCSLNLDPEMPREKVESAMKNHILLKTQLMGKYQR, encoded by the coding sequence ATGAACCTTTTTAGCCCATCTTTTAACTATGGTGAGATTATCCCTGCAAAATTTACCTGTGATGGGGAAAATGTTAACCCTCATCTTAACATTCAGGATCTACCCGGCAACACACAGTCACTTGTGCTGATAATGGATGATCCCGATTCTCCATCAGGCCTGTTTACCCATTGGGTTCTCTATGATATACCAATTACTTCAGAAATAATGGAAAACAGTGCACCGGGAAAACAGGGCATTAACGACTTTGGTAAACTAGGCTACGGTGGACCATGCCCGGGAAGTGGAAAGCACCGGTACTTTTTCAACCTTTTTGCACTTGATTGCTCCTTGAATCTCGATCCGGAAATGCCAAGGGAAAAAGTAGAATCAGCTATGAAGAATCATATTCTTCTAAAGACACAACTTATGGGGAAATACCAACGTTAG